A DNA window from Tachysurus vachellii isolate PV-2020 chromosome 20, HZAU_Pvac_v1, whole genome shotgun sequence contains the following coding sequences:
- the si:ch211-113d22.2 gene encoding CD59 glycoprotein isoform X2 produces MKTLLVLLLLLLSAVSHSEALKCYTCVAHNQEECNRQGLSVCPASSDACATITGANSVMKSCSFKSFCDKSHMSNGGMKLECCFGDECNGPHRAHSHGEHANGAVALSSSLNLLLGMLMIRAAVSVM; encoded by the exons ATGAAGACTCTGCtcgttctgctgctgctgctgctgagtgCCGTGTCACACA GCGAGGCACTGAAGTGTTACACCTGTGTTGCACATAATCAGGAGGAGTGTAACCGACAAGGCTTGAGTGTGTGTCCTGCTAGCTCAGATGCCTGCGCCACCATCACAGGGGcca ACTCAGTGATGAAGTCCTGCTCCTTTAAATCGTTTTGTGATAAATCACACATGAGTAATGGAGGAATGAAGCTGGAGTGCTGCTTCGGTGATGAGTGTAACGGGCCGCACCGTGCTCACAGTCACGGAGAACATGCTAATGGTGCTGTGGCTCTGAGCTCCAGCCTGAACCTGCTCCTGGGAATGCTGATGATCCGAGCTGCTGTCAGTGTCATGTAA
- the si:ch211-113d22.2 gene encoding uncharacterized protein si:ch211-113d22.2 isoform X1 → MKTLLVLLLLLLSAVSHTVFSCAVCKGEALKCYTCVAHNQEECNRQGLSVCPASSDACATITGANSVMKSCSFKSFCDKSHMSNGGMKLECCFGDECNGPHRAHSHGEHANGAVALSSSLNLLLGMLMIRAAVSVM, encoded by the exons ATGAAGACTCTGCtcgttctgctgctgctgctgctgagtgCCGTGTCACACA CTGTGTTCTCTTGTGCGGTGTGTAAAGGCGAGGCACTGAAGTGTTACACCTGTGTTGCACATAATCAGGAGGAGTGTAACCGACAAGGCTTGAGTGTGTGTCCTGCTAGCTCAGATGCCTGCGCCACCATCACAGGGGcca ACTCAGTGATGAAGTCCTGCTCCTTTAAATCGTTTTGTGATAAATCACACATGAGTAATGGAGGAATGAAGCTGGAGTGCTGCTTCGGTGATGAGTGTAACGGGCCGCACCGTGCTCACAGTCACGGAGAACATGCTAATGGTGCTGTGGCTCTGAGCTCCAGCCTGAACCTGCTCCTGGGAATGCTGATGATCCGAGCTGCTGTCAGTGTCATGTAA